The Drechmeria coniospora strain ARSEF 6962 chromosome 02, whole genome shotgun sequence genome has a segment encoding these proteins:
- a CDS encoding Prolyl 4-hydroxylase subunit alpha-1, with amino-acid sequence MFSYLVALLAIGLFLANPIGHYLFPPQGRSPSRHLAPKPRMNESLLALVGPEDAALDCPVDAYATRIISREPLVLYLEGFRSSEPLFEASTVTHKVDDVHRDTAVRNSSVALIPRTATVRCIEARARALQGWRDDVFLERLRTQRYVAGGHYAHHFDYGAAVGGWGRVSSFMVWLDTQDLQGGGTEFPYLAVRGEAAKPWCRLVECDTTAARPQPTGTVFKPLAGNAVYWENFAADGRGSDATWHAGLPVMEGVKVGLNIWSTGRIL; translated from the exons ATGTTCTCCTACCTCGTTGCCCTCCTGGCTATCGGTCTTTTTCTTGCCAACCCAATCGGTCACTATCTTTTCCCTCCTCAGGGCCGCTCCCCGAGCCGCCATCTTGCGCCGAAGCCTCGCATGAACGAGTCCCTGCTTGCACTCGTCGGGCCCGAGGACGCTGCTCTGGACTGTCCCGTAGATGCGTATGCCACCAGAATCATCAGCAGGGAGCCGCTCGTCCTGTATCTGGAGGGATTC AGGTCAAGCGAACCCCTCTTTGAAGCCTCGACGGTAACGCACAAGGTAGACGACGTCCACCGCGACACGGCCGTCCGCAACTCGTCCGTCGCCCTCATCCCGCGTACAGCCACCGTCCGCTGCATCGAAGCCCGCGCTCGTGCCTTGCAGGGGTGGCGCGACGACGTattcctcgagcgcctccgCACGCAGAGATACGTAGCCGGAGGCCATTACGCCCACCACTTCGACTacggcgctgccgtcggcggctggggTCGCGTGAGCAGCTTCATGGTTTGGCTCGATACCCAGGACCTGCAGGGCGGTGGCACCGAATTCCCGTACTTGGCCGTCcgcggcgaggccgccaaGCCGTGGTGCCGACTCGTCGAGTGCGACACCACGGCAGCCAGGCCCCAGCCCACCGGCACCGTCTTCAAGCCCCTCGCCGGCAACGCCGTCTACTGGGAAAactttgccgccgacggcaggggCTCTGATGCGACCTGGCATGCCGGTCTGCCTGTGATGGAAGGTGTCAAGGTCGGCTTGAATATTTGGAGTACTGGCAGAATTCTCTGA